The proteins below are encoded in one region of Clostridium pasteurianum DSM 525 = ATCC 6013:
- a CDS encoding carbohydrate ABC transporter permease has translation MIKEVKENIFLKVSKYLILIVFAVCALLPVVYMLSSSFMDTGEVQQSLSNYSFHIVPNSFTLIQYYEVFLRSPEFLLKFWNSIILTLPTVLGQILISVLGAYAFAKINFPFNKPIFFMFILLMLMPYQVTLVPIYIILKKMNLVGSYASVILPGMFSTFGVFLLTQFIKSIPDEQCQSAKVDGANHIQILFKIILPQCKGAVASLAILSFLDNWNMIEQPLILLENTKQPMSIFLSQINETELRVAFAAGVLFMIPSILIFLKGEKQLLEGIQHLDLK, from the coding sequence ATGATAAAAGAAGTAAAAGAGAACATATTTTTAAAAGTAAGTAAATACTTAATTTTAATTGTTTTTGCTGTCTGTGCCTTGCTTCCGGTAGTATATATGCTATCAAGTTCATTTATGGACACTGGAGAGGTTCAGCAGTCACTTTCAAATTACAGCTTTCATATTGTGCCTAACTCTTTTACCTTAATTCAATATTATGAAGTTTTTCTTAGAAGTCCGGAATTTTTATTGAAATTTTGGAATTCTATAATACTTACATTACCTACGGTTTTGGGTCAGATATTAATATCTGTTTTAGGAGCTTATGCTTTTGCAAAGATAAATTTTCCATTTAATAAACCTATATTTTTTATGTTTATTTTACTTATGCTAATGCCCTATCAGGTAACTCTTGTACCGATATATATTATTCTTAAAAAAATGAATTTAGTAGGCAGCTATGCCTCAGTAATACTTCCAGGAATGTTTTCAACCTTTGGTGTATTCTTGTTAACCCAGTTTATAAAATCTATTCCTGACGAACAGTGTCAGTCAGCAAAAGTTGATGGGGCTAATCATATTCAAATATTATTTAAAATTATACTGCCTCAATGCAAAGGTGCTGTGGCTTCACTTGCCATACTCAGTTTCTTAGATAACTGGAACATGATTGAACAACCTTTAATCTTACTAGAAAATACAAAACAACCAATGTCTATTTTTTTATCACAAATTAATGAAACAGAGCTTAGAGTAGCTTTTGCAGCAGGAGTATTATTTATGATTCCATCAATACTTATATTCTTAAAAGGTGAAAAACAGCTGCTGGAGGGAATACAGCATCTTGATTTGAAGTAA
- a CDS encoding carbohydrate ABC transporter permease encodes MNYNKRESIIGYIFAAPSIIGFLLFFGIPFIISLVYCFTQGAGIVEYVGFKNFIDLFNNSAFQLAVKNTLLFNLISVPLVMIISLGITIILNSKIKRGSFFRTILTLPLVIPVASVVLVWQIFFAHTGTVNQLLSMLGIAGPDYLSTGWSFFILVLLYVWKNCGYNMIIFLAGLNNVPKEYYEAAAIDGYGKVGIFFNITLPLIVPTIFFVFIISLINSLKIYREAYLLSGQYPDSSIYMLQHFINNNFANLNYQRLSTASVIVFIFISISIYFLFKLQNKYDV; translated from the coding sequence GTGAATTATAATAAACGTGAAAGTATAATTGGATATATTTTTGCAGCTCCATCCATAATAGGATTTCTGTTATTCTTTGGAATTCCTTTCATAATAAGTTTAGTGTATTGCTTTACACAAGGAGCTGGAATTGTAGAGTACGTAGGTTTTAAAAATTTTATAGATTTATTTAATAATAGTGCCTTTCAATTAGCAGTTAAAAATACATTGTTATTTAATTTAATAAGTGTACCATTAGTTATGATAATATCTTTAGGAATCACTATTATTTTGAATAGTAAGATAAAAAGAGGTTCCTTCTTTAGAACAATATTAACTTTACCACTGGTTATTCCTGTAGCCTCTGTAGTGCTTGTATGGCAGATATTCTTTGCCCATACAGGTACTGTGAATCAGCTGCTTTCTATGCTGGGAATTGCTGGGCCTGATTATCTTAGTACAGGCTGGTCATTTTTTATTCTTGTTTTACTTTATGTATGGAAAAATTGCGGCTACAATATGATAATATTTCTTGCAGGACTGAACAATGTACCAAAGGAATACTATGAAGCAGCAGCCATTGACGGCTATGGAAAGGTTGGGATTTTTTTTAATATTACTTTACCACTAATAGTTCCCACCATATTCTTTGTATTTATAATTTCACTTATAAATTCATTGAAAATTTATAGAGAAGCCTACCTGCTTTCAGGACAATATCCTGATTCAAGCATTTATATGCTGCAGCATTTTATAAACAATAATTTTGCCAATTTAAATTATCAAAGACTTTCCACCGCATCAGTTATAGTTTTTATTTTTATATCAATTTCCATTTATTTTTTATTTAAATTGCAGAACAAATATGATGTATAA
- a CDS encoding ABC transporter substrate-binding protein, with product MKKKIILFVPLLIIISVIGIYPVIHRENLDSNESNTLKIYLPGQNGNYDKRLEAVINEFEKKYPNIKIEKVIVDDSFGNAEYTKKLLTDTLAGDGPDILDLDNMSTRKLEKSEMLMDLKPLIEKDKDFKKEDYNTKVIEAGLYNGKQLLMPLDYYVNQYITTEQLLKKNNINLQDNYSQKDFMKALDVYITSANSDKNKFLFVTPMNIEDFLASSGEEFIDYNNKKVYFDKPEFKEIIENYKKIYNASKKQSDITGISGIDGFEALKNGNALFSNDPINIRDTFFVYESMINQVIGETEIINSMPTYKEGGKATAIVGRSLAISKNCKNKSAAYNFIKIAISDDIQSSPNLPSFIPVNKKAVKNLKDHYMNNEVNSILQVPFHKNTKIVKQPLSDNFQKYYGKITNNIENAVIPNSEVDQMMIESLTPYFEDKSSYETCVKTLENKVKLYINE from the coding sequence ATGAAGAAAAAAATTATATTATTTGTACCCCTGCTAATAATTATATCAGTTATAGGTATTTATCCTGTAATACATAGGGAAAATTTAGACTCCAACGAAAGTAATACTTTAAAAATCTATCTTCCAGGACAAAATGGAAATTATGATAAGCGACTTGAAGCTGTTATTAATGAATTTGAAAAGAAATATCCCAATATAAAGATTGAAAAGGTGATAGTTGACGATAGTTTTGGGAATGCAGAATATACAAAAAAATTACTTACAGATACTTTAGCGGGAGACGGTCCGGATATACTAGATTTAGACAATATGAGTACCAGAAAACTAGAAAAATCGGAAATGCTTATGGATTTAAAACCTCTTATAGAAAAGGATAAGGATTTCAAAAAAGAAGATTACAATACAAAAGTTATTGAAGCAGGCTTGTATAATGGCAAACAATTACTAATGCCTTTAGATTATTATGTTAATCAATATATAACTACTGAACAACTTTTGAAAAAAAATAATATTAATTTACAAGATAACTACTCTCAAAAAGATTTCATGAAGGCACTGGATGTATATATTACTTCAGCAAATAGTGATAAAAATAAATTTCTCTTTGTCACGCCAATGAATATAGAGGACTTTTTAGCTAGCAGTGGTGAAGAGTTTATTGATTACAACAATAAGAAAGTATATTTTGACAAGCCAGAGTTTAAGGAGATAATAGAGAACTATAAAAAAATCTATAATGCATCTAAAAAGCAATCAGATATTACGGGTATTTCTGGAATTGATGGCTTTGAAGCTTTAAAAAATGGAAATGCTCTATTTTCAAATGATCCTATTAATATAAGAGACACTTTTTTTGTATACGAATCTATGATAAATCAAGTTATTGGAGAGACAGAAATTATAAATAGTATGCCAACTTATAAAGAAGGAGGTAAAGCTACTGCTATTGTTGGTCGATCCTTAGCTATAAGTAAAAATTGCAAAAACAAATCAGCAGCATATAACTTTATAAAGATTGCTATTTCTGATGATATACAATCATCACCTAATTTACCTTCCTTTATACCAGTCAATAAGAAGGCTGTAAAAAATTTGAAAGATCATTATATGAATAATGAAGTAAATAGTATTCTTCAAGTGCCTTTTCATAAGAATACAAAAATAGTAAAACAGCCATTATCTGATAATTTTCAAAAATATTACGGTAAGATAACAAATAATATAGAAAATGCTGTAATTCCTAATTCTGAAGTAGATCAGATGATGATTGAATCTTTAACTCCCTATTTTGAGGATAAATCATCTTATGAAACATGTGTTAAAACTTTAGAAAATAAAGTCAAATTATATATTAATGAATAA
- a CDS encoding ABC transporter substrate-binding protein — MKKKRIVLFVSLIVIILIIGLYPIISKNQLDTRESNTLKIYITGKDDVYDRRLGGIINEFEKKYPNIKIQKVMFNPNIKIQKVMFNPNDGDGYVKKMLADILAGDGPDVLYLDNMSTRKLEKSDMLLDLKPFIEKDTSFKKEDYNMKVIEAGLYNSHQVIMPLDYYVNQYITTEQLLKKNNVNLQDNYSQKDFMKALDGYITSANGDKNKLLFAMPMNIEDFLASSGEKFIDYDNKKVYFDKPEFKEIIDNYKKIYNASKKPADITGTSGTDGFEALKNGNTLFSNDPIDRTQDIFFQYESLVNQVIGEKQIINAMPNYKRGDNVTAIVGYSLAISKNTKNKQAAYNFIKIAISEDIQGSRNLPSSIPVNKKAARDLENQYMKAEVNHTYKYSKNITIAQQPLSNNFQNYYNKIVDNVGNAQITNSDIERMMMESLTPYFEDKSSYETCIKTLENKVKLYINE; from the coding sequence ATGAAGAAGAAGAGAATTGTATTATTTGTATCTTTGATAGTAATCATATTAATTATTGGTCTTTATCCTATTATTAGTAAAAATCAATTAGATACTAGAGAAAGTAACACTTTGAAAATTTATATAACTGGAAAAGATGATGTTTATGACAGAAGATTAGGTGGAATTATTAATGAATTTGAAAAAAAATATCCTAATATAAAGATTCAAAAAGTGATGTTTAATCCTAATATAAAGATTCAAAAAGTGATGTTTAATCCTAATGATGGTGATGGATATGTAAAAAAAATGCTTGCAGATATTTTAGCAGGAGATGGTCCAGATGTACTATATTTAGATAATATGAGTACCAGAAAATTAGAAAAATCAGATATGCTTCTTGATTTAAAACCCTTTATTGAAAAAGATACGAGTTTCAAGAAGGAAGACTACAATATGAAAGTTATAGAGGCAGGTTTATATAATAGTCATCAGGTAATAATGCCTTTAGATTACTATGTTAACCAATATATAACTACCGAACAACTTTTGAAAAAAAATAATGTTAATTTACAAGATAACTACTCTCAAAAAGATTTTATGAAGGCACTGGATGGATATATTACTTCAGCAAATGGAGATAAAAATAAACTTCTCTTTGCTATGCCAATGAATATAGAGGATTTTTTAGCCAGCAGCGGTGAAAAATTTATTGATTATGACAATAAAAAAGTATATTTTGATAAGCCAGAGTTTAAAGAAATAATAGATAACTATAAAAAAATCTATAATGCATCTAAAAAGCCAGCAGATATCACGGGTACTTCTGGAACTGATGGTTTTGAAGCTTTAAAGAATGGAAATACCCTGTTCTCAAATGATCCAATTGATAGGACTCAAGATATTTTTTTTCAATATGAATCTCTAGTAAATCAAGTTATTGGGGAGAAACAAATTATTAATGCAATGCCAAACTATAAAAGAGGCGATAATGTTACTGCTATTGTAGGCTATTCATTGGCTATAAGTAAAAATACTAAAAATAAACAAGCTGCCTATAACTTCATAAAGATTGCTATATCTGAAGATATACAAGGATCACGCAATCTACCTTCAAGCATACCAGTTAATAAAAAAGCTGCAAGAGATTTAGAAAATCAGTATATGAAAGCTGAAGTTAATCATACCTATAAATACAGTAAAAACATAACAATAGCACAACAGCCTTTATCTAATAATTTTCAAAACTACTACAATAAAATAGTAGATAATGTAGGTAATGCACAGATTACTAATTCTGATATAGAACGGATGATGATGGAATCTTTAACTCCATATTTTGAAGATAAATCATCTTATGAAACCTGTATTAAAACTTTAGAAAACAAAGTCAAATTATATATTAATGAGTAA
- a CDS encoding ABC transporter ATP-binding protein, whose protein sequence is MVKIKTSINETKKITIFILKTIKLLWDSSKTSFIITLIVTIINGVISPLNLVISKYLIDSVVAALAHSNNHKYYNLVFLWLGIELTVAVFSQLIQRVNAYYSTIQVKILNNYISKLIVKKSNELDLSFFENNDFYNKIEKANNQSAYSAMAISNALMEVIKSFTTLVGSIAIVIQLSSVMLILCVLTSIPMFVLNIKISEFQYNIYSKRIEKTRFAQNLQKLMFHYNSVKEIKLSRLGKYFENLILLVYKNNLDKDKSVEKKRFGRLSIADCLSLVIAYCYKIYIIFTTITNGLTIGSMNMYMTAVTNVDNSVKITLNNMAQLYSYNLYIENLFYVLDLKPIIVDKEEVKMLKNVIMDCIEFRNVSFKYSGANKYTLKNVSFKIKANENCAIVGLNGCGKTTVIKLLARLYEPTEGEIFIDGININEFRLESLYKCISVVFQDFMKYPFTVKENIGFGDIENLDDMDRIELSAKKANAYEFIQSLENKFDTRLEKLWSNGVELSLGQWQKLAISRAFMSDSSILILDEPTASVDAETEYELFKNFKELVGNRTSILISHRFSTVRMADLIIVLNEGTVVEKGTHKSLLLKEGLYSKLYNMQAEGYLDNSVDVAN, encoded by the coding sequence ATGGTAAAGATTAAAACCTCCATTAATGAAACAAAAAAGATAACTATTTTTATATTAAAAACAATAAAATTATTATGGGATAGTTCAAAAACAAGTTTCATAATTACACTGATAGTTACAATTATTAATGGTGTAATTAGTCCCTTAAACTTAGTAATTTCTAAGTATTTGATTGACAGTGTTGTAGCTGCCTTGGCTCATTCAAATAATCATAAATATTATAATTTGGTATTTTTGTGGTTAGGTATAGAATTGACAGTTGCTGTTTTTTCCCAATTAATTCAGCGAGTAAATGCATATTATTCCACAATTCAAGTGAAGATTTTAAATAATTATATATCTAAGCTTATAGTGAAAAAATCAAATGAATTAGATCTTTCATTTTTTGAAAATAACGATTTTTACAATAAAATTGAAAAAGCAAACAATCAATCAGCTTATTCTGCAATGGCAATTAGCAATGCATTAATGGAAGTAATAAAAAGCTTTACTACATTGGTGGGGTCTATAGCAATCGTAATTCAGCTAAGTTCAGTTATGCTTATTTTATGCGTGCTGACATCTATTCCTATGTTTGTTTTAAATATAAAAATATCAGAATTTCAATATAATATTTATAGTAAGAGAATAGAAAAAACTAGATTTGCACAGAATCTTCAGAAGCTAATGTTTCATTATAATAGTGTTAAGGAAATTAAACTAAGTAGATTAGGCAAGTATTTTGAAAACTTAATATTATTAGTATATAAGAATAATCTTGATAAAGATAAATCCGTGGAAAAGAAGAGGTTTGGACGTTTGAGTATTGCCGATTGTTTAAGTTTGGTTATTGCATATTGCTATAAAATTTATATAATTTTTACTACTATTACTAATGGGTTAACTATAGGATCGATGAATATGTATATGACAGCAGTAACCAATGTAGATAACTCCGTTAAAATCACTTTGAATAACATGGCACAATTATATTCGTACAATCTTTATATAGAAAATTTATTTTATGTATTAGATTTGAAACCAATAATTGTAGATAAAGAAGAAGTAAAAATGCTTAAGAATGTCATAATGGATTGTATTGAATTTAGAAATGTATCCTTTAAGTATTCAGGAGCAAATAAATATACATTAAAAAATGTTAGTTTTAAAATAAAAGCAAATGAAAATTGTGCCATTGTTGGACTAAATGGATGCGGAAAAACAACAGTTATTAAACTTTTGGCAAGGTTATATGAACCAACAGAAGGTGAAATTTTTATTGATGGAATAAATATTAATGAATTTAGATTAGAGTCGCTATATAAATGTATAAGCGTGGTATTTCAAGATTTTATGAAGTACCCATTTACAGTGAAGGAAAATATAGGCTTTGGTGATATAGAAAACCTTGATGATATGGATAGGATAGAGCTTTCAGCTAAAAAGGCAAATGCCTACGAGTTCATTCAATCATTAGAAAATAAATTTGATACAAGATTAGAAAAATTATGGTCAAATGGAGTTGAATTATCCTTAGGACAGTGGCAAAAGCTGGCTATTAGCAGAGCATTTATGAGTGATTCATCAATCTTAATTTTAGATGAACCAACAGCTTCTGTTGATGCTGAAACAGAATATGAATTGTTTAAAAATTTCAAAGAATTAGTAGGTAATCGAACTAGTATATTAATATCTCATAGATTTTCTACAGTGAGGATGGCTGATTTAATAATAGTATTGAATGAAGGTACAGTTGTTGAAAAAGGGACACATAAAAGTTTATTGCTAAAAGAAGGTCTCTACTCAAAGTTATACAATATGCAAGCAGAAGGATATTTAGATAATTCTGTAGATGTGGCTAATTGA
- a CDS encoding CA_C0660 family putative sactipeptide bacteriocin: protein MKLVNPVGRNVTTFATEVNRCTCYCANNWNAGFNQGNDYLCGCNCYWLNTNNENANLNVAVVAI from the coding sequence ATGAAATTAGTAAATCCAGTAGGAAGAAATGTTACTACATTTGCAACAGAGGTAAATCGTTGTACATGCTATTGCGCTAATAATTGGAATGCAGGATTTAACCAAGGAAATGATTACTTATGTGGATGCAACTGCTATTGGCTTAATACCAACAATGAAAATGCTAACCTTAATGTAGCTGTTGTTGCTATATAA
- a CDS encoding M16 family metallopeptidase, which translates to MKKNINSHYNKMDKLKSGILKNGFSYYIYENDVESDVIRISLLVKVGSLMENDNQSGIAHFIEHMCIYNSDFVHENQDNKDFKKNKLISGYTNFEQTVYYLNCKASQLKDALSIFKDIIMGRNLVISSMNQVEEELIFEITAESKSPKFRLQQAILPELVGIRNLKDKLPLGKLDCIHNLSFEDVQKFHNKWYKPENSAVFIVGSTEKCKCKELLEKVFSTIERSNLSYVKPFFNNYKSSNKVLMNIVDSLKYDEMQLYYLKPVIYYNSMDDNLKSKITDYFGLTLIEGYIKEALRSKEVDFISLDFVSEQLLSELNFSVLELKVKEGILKKAEYVFNIIKELASHGLSEKQFIKYKQSFLYELTEYYRQNQVISNKTITKECIKNYLYKEPLISVNYEYNLCCSIVQELSLKDFNILIENIFKNENLLISFNSKKNLFESKDELERILKLNQ; encoded by the coding sequence ATGAAAAAGAATATTAATTCACATTATAATAAAATGGACAAACTCAAATCAGGAATTTTAAAAAATGGCTTTAGTTATTATATATATGAAAATGATGTTGAATCAGATGTAATAAGAATATCTTTATTGGTTAAAGTTGGTTCTCTAATGGAAAATGATAATCAATCAGGAATAGCACATTTTATTGAGCATATGTGTATCTACAATAGTGATTTTGTGCACGAAAATCAAGATAATAAAGACTTTAAGAAAAATAAATTAATATCAGGTTATACCAATTTCGAACAAACAGTATATTATTTAAATTGTAAAGCTAGTCAACTTAAGGATGCTTTATCCATTTTTAAAGATATAATAATGGGACGTAATCTTGTGATAAGCAGTATGAATCAAGTAGAAGAAGAATTGATATTTGAAATAACTGCTGAAAGTAAATCACCCAAATTTAGATTACAACAAGCTATTTTGCCCGAACTAGTTGGCATTAGAAATCTAAAAGATAAGTTACCTTTGGGAAAATTAGATTGTATTCATAATTTAAGTTTTGAAGATGTACAAAAGTTTCATAACAAATGGTATAAGCCAGAAAACAGTGCTGTTTTTATAGTTGGCTCAACTGAAAAATGTAAATGTAAAGAATTGTTAGAGAAAGTTTTTTCAACTATTGAAAGAAGTAATCTAAGTTATGTAAAACCATTCTTTAATAATTATAAAAGTTCAAATAAAGTTTTAATGAATATTGTTGATAGTCTGAAGTATGATGAGATGCAGTTATACTACTTGAAACCAGTCATATATTACAATTCAATGGATGATAACCTAAAGTCGAAAATAACAGATTATTTTGGTTTGACATTAATTGAAGGATATATTAAAGAAGCATTGAGAAGCAAGGAGGTAGATTTTATCAGCTTAGATTTTGTATCAGAACAATTGTTGAGTGAATTGAATTTTAGCGTTCTGGAGTTGAAGGTTAAAGAAGGGATTTTAAAAAAAGCTGAATATGTCTTTAATATTATAAAGGAACTGGCATCTCATGGACTCTCAGAAAAACAATTTATAAAATATAAGCAAAGTTTTTTATACGAGTTAACAGAATATTATAGACAGAATCAAGTGATTAGTAATAAAACCATAACAAAAGAATGTATAAAAAATTATTTGTATAAGGAACCATTAATTTCTGTTAACTATGAATATAATTTGTGTTGTTCTATTGTTCAGGAACTTTCACTTAAAGACTTCAATATTCTCATAGAAAATATTTTTAAAAATGAAAATTTGTTAATTTCATTTAATTCTAAAAAAAATTTGTTTGAAAGTAAAGATGAACTTGAGAGAATATTGAAATTAAATCAATAG